Sequence from the Aspergillus nidulans FGSC A4 chromosome III genome:
CTGCACCCAGAGCTGTGGAAGGGTGCAAACCGCCGCTTCAAGGCAACACCGTGGAACCGAATTGAGCAGAAGCGTCTGAATAAGGGACGGACCCGTGAGAACTGGACGAAGAATatcgagaaggagcagaagaggCGTTTGGCTAAggcggagaagttgaaggagtTGGGATATGAGATAGAGCTGCCGGAATTGAAGAGTGTGGATGAGGTTCCTGTGCAGAAGCCTGACGAAGAAGTCAAGGCGATCGAGGGTGAGCAGGAGGCCAAGGCTATCGAGGCCCCGGTCGAGCCCCAggccgagcttgagaagagTGATGATACCCcaaagaagtcgaagaaagacaagaaggagaagaagacggctgTGGCTGAGGCTCCTGTCGAGTCTCCCAAGCCCAAAGAGGCCGCCGCAGCGTCGCCCGCTACGaagtcaaagaagaagaccaaggccaAGACCAAGGCCTAGCCTGCGTTTCCCGTCAATGTATATCGCAAAATACTTAGTTAGGGTTTATCGGAGTACCGGTTCGCTTCATActtgttcagcttcttgtcGTATCCCACCGAGCAATCGCAATCTTCCCACTTTGTTCAAGGCATAGCTCACCTGCAGTTGATTCCATATATGCATCTTATCCTTGTTCTTTGTCTACAATCAGTCAATGGAAAAGGCTGATGATATTCAACCCCGCACCCCTGAGTATGCCATGCTTCCTGCATATCCTCGGCTCCCCTCAAGGTGCCAAGTAGCACTCCTACCTAGTATATCATTCCATCCATACTTCAGCACCTTCAACTTTACACTTTTCAGCTGTGACTCTTTCTAACCCCAGAGCCTAAATCTCAATCCAAAATAATCCCCTCCAAACGAAAAACATCAGAGAAAATGTCCTTCCCCTTAACCTACCCCACCACCCGCTCTCTAACGGGCGGCGACCTTCTTGCCCAGTCTCTCAAGCAGCTCGGCGTGACCGTTGCTTTTGGCTTACATGGCGGACACCTAGACGCCTTCCTCATGGGCTGCGAGAGCGTCGGAATCAGGCTCATTGATACGAGACACGAGACAGCAGCCGTACAAGCCGCCGAGGGCTACGCAAAGGTTTCAGCGGGTATTGGTGTTGCATTTGTGACGGCGAATAGCGGGTGCGTTACTTTCATCTTTTACCTGGTCACCTGGTACACCATACTAGAGAAGCTAAAAGGGGACTAGGTTTTCAAACGGTATCCCCGGCCTCGCATCCGCACTCGCAGATCGCTCCCCGATCCTGGTGGTAacctcgtcgccgccgctgcgTGACAGCGAAAATAACTCGCTCCAGGGCATCATTGATCAGGTCGTCGCAAGTCGGACGTTGACAAAGTTTGCGCATCGAGTTACAAATCCTGAGGATGCGCCGAGGTTGGTTAGTTTGGCTGTcaggacggcgacggcggGAGCGCCGGGTTAGTTTCTGCCTATTTCTCCTCATGCCCGTCCTCAGCTGGGACTCTGAATGAGGCTAAGTATATTGGCGAGTATGTACAGGGCCGGCACTGCTTGACTTCCCTATTGATGTGCTTTTCACGCCGGTGCATGAGAATTTGATTTCGTGGGGGTCAATTACGTCTCCGCGTTCTTATGCGCCGGGTCCACATGTTGAGGCTGTTAAGGACGCTGTGGGTTTGCTTAAAGCTGCGACAAGGccggccatcatcatcggtAGTGGAGGACAGGGGGAGGAGGTATGCTATATCCTCAAATACTCAACTCCATGCGCAGTTTGGCCAAGCTAACCAGGGACCACTGCACCCCAGACAACGGCacacctcctctccctctcaaACAGCCACAACATACCCGTCTTCGACACGCAAAAATGCATGCTCTCCTCGACGCTATCCTGGAAATGCAAGTTCTACGGCGGATCGGCTGATAAACTCGCTCTCCTGCCTGCTGTTCAAGCCCCCCATCCAGACttgatcttcctcctcggcgcaCGAACAGGCATGTTCCTAGGCGGCCGCAGCGGGGCAATCATTCCATTTCATGACAAATGCAAGCTGATCCACGTTGACGTTGACGGGGGCGAGATCGGCCGCACGCTCCCTGTCGACCTGGGTGTTATCTCGGACGTGGGACAattcgtttcttctttggatGATCAACTCAGGTCACTACCCGCAACAGGGAACAAAAAAACCGACGCAGATTGGGTAAGCAAAGTAATATCCATTAAAGCACGCCCATCCCCCTGGGACTCAGATCGGGAAACCACGCTCTCGGGCCGGATGCATCCACACCACGCTCTCAAGGCACTCTTCACCTCTCTTTCATCAGACCCTCGTATCCAAGACCCcatccttgttcttgatggtGGAGAATGCGCCCTCTGGGCTCATAGCCTCGCTCATATCTTAAATCCACGCGCAATACTTAAGTCCACTGGTGCCCTCGGGTTCCTGGGGAACGGATTTGGATATACCCTAGGCGCGGCTATCGCAGCACCAAGGACCAAAGTTATAAATGTGCAGGGTGACGGGTCTGCCGGATTTCATCTTATGGAGCTAGATACGTATGCAAGGCTGGGTGTTGAGGTTATTACTGTTGTGATGAATAATCATTGCTGGGGAATGAGCAGTAATGGACAGCAGCTGGTTTATGGGGACTTAAACCCGAAAAGGCCGGTCAGTACCCTGTCCGCCGTTACAGAGTATGCAGACGTCTCGAGGGGCTTAGGGAATAGGGGTTTCAAGGCACAGCGAGTTGAGGAGGTTCTTGATGCTGCCCACGAGCTTCTGGAACGGGAAGGCCCGGCGTGTCTGGAGTTGATTGTGGACTCAAAGCCCATCCACCCGGTTACGGAGATGATGGTTGGGAAGACGGAGGATCCGGACTTGGTGGTTGTTCCTTACTATGACAATATCCCTAGGGCTTATTACAAAGTCTAGAGTAGGTAGCTATTATACGGCGACGCCGCGGTTGATACTTTCATGCTTCGGCGTAGCGAGGATCTTGATATGATCGTTTGGCTTGATGAGTTCCTTGAATCCCTTTTCGACGATGTCCTCCAGTAGGAGGCGGCTGGTTATCATCTTCTCGACGCCCTGGAAGCGGCCTACTTGGTCCGGCCCACCGTTAATATCCAGATTCAGACTGCTGATGAGGGCAAAGAGAGGACTCACCGGCTACGAACGCGTTGACCACATCCTTAAAATCATCCTGGTTATACGCCAGCGAGCACTTGTACATTATATCCTTCCACATGAATGGGGCGAGGGGGAGCGTCATCTACCTCATATCAGCCCGTCACTGTACTCCTTAGAAGGCGTGGAAAACCTACAGGCCCCTTTGGCACCGCAAGGTTGATATAAACACCCCTAAACCTCAGACTCTGACAGCCGGCATCAAAGCCTGCCTGGGCACCAGCGCAGTCAAACACAACACCCACACCATCCCCTGTCAACAACCTGACCTTCTTCGGCACATCAACTTGACCAGAATCAAAAACCTCCGTGACGATCTCCATGCCACGTAACGTCTCCCTTCTCGCTTGAGACACCTCAGAGACATAGATCGTCTTTGCGCCACGGGCTTGCAGGACATAGCTTATTGCTATACCGACCGGTCCAGCACCGATAACAAGGATGGGAACGGTGCTGAGATCTACCTCGTTTTGGTGAGCCGCTTGGCAAGGCGAGATAGACAGGAAGAGGTTAAGAGCATGCCACGCGACAGCAAGTGGCTAGATCagggctgcggctgcgagATCCATGTACGCAGAACCGTCCTCAGAGAGAACATGCACAGCCTCCGGTCTGACAGCGACAAATTCTGAAAGGCCGCCGCCACCTCCAGAGAGCCCCATGAAGCCGATCTTTTCGCAGCTGTTTGTGGCCGTATGCAAGCAGGGCGTGCAAGAGGAGCAATAGTAGCGCGGGTCGACGACGACTGCCTGCCCCTTCTTGAGGTGGGAGATGGACTCTGGAACATACTTAATGCGTCCTGTGAACTCGTGCCCCATCGTCACAGGGAGCAGAGCGTTTGTGAGCGGGTGTGGTCCAGATTGAAGGGAGGGAATCGCGAAAGGCCCTATCGTCCTTGTCAGCATGGCTCACCAAGCGGATCATAAGACGACTGTCATACCGAACATGTACTCATTGAGATCACTTCCACATATCCCGCACCATTCGACCTCAATCAGGACTCTGTCATCACTAGCTTGCGGAACTGGGACATCTTCAACACGTACGTCGCCGGCGGCGTAGAATTGGGCTGCTCGCATCGTTGTCTGAATAATGTGATATAGTTCCTACAATTGTATTACTATAAGCGGACCATTAATCATATAAATGAGGGGCAGTTCCCCGAGCTCATCGGCCCTCGGCTGTCCTTAATTACTCCGCGTCGTTATTAGCCAATGCCATGAACATTGCGGAGAACGAGTAAATCTTCCTATTGGGGATGTTGTAGGTTGTATAGCAGTTTCAAAGTCATTGTCCACATTACATACACCCCTATAGTAATGTTAGCTAGTGAATTAGCATGATGAGTTGACCCAGTGGCTCTTGAGTCTCTGCTTCCATCATATATTGCAATATTACTGACAGAGGCTTACTGCTTTTGAATCTGGCTTGCGATGAGTCCTTGTATCTGCCTTGAGGTTGATCTATGCTTCAGTCCTGTGGGTATTCTTGCTttgcgctgctgcttctccacGCCTATTACTTCTTTTTGATCAGTTGGGTTCTTGCACTCACTTAGCCACAACGGCCACAAGTCATTTGGTCTTTTGCAGCATTCAATGTACTCGGCATGCTCGAAGCGCCTTAGACGGCTTCCAAACCTTGATGTGCTGCAGCGCATCACATGAATGACTGGAGAGAAACATTTGTGTTGGTGGTTGAGGGAGTGTGCTTGCGTAAATGTTAGCGCTTTCAATTCAGGCAGACTAAACCACTTCTAAGAAGTAATATATCGAGTGCTAAGATAAAGGAATCATGGTGCTACACCAGCCAAGCCAGAAAAGAACTAGATCGCATTTTCGACCTCGTCTAGTGCTGTTGCGTGAGCCAGTATACCATCGGGCCTTAGGATCACCATCGCACCCCTTCCAGGCGAGATAGTATATGCAGCATGGGCCGATTGATCTTGGTCAAAGCAGAAATACCCGAGTCTTGGAATACTGAAGAACCTGTCGCCATGGGCCACATTTTGGGCGACGACAGTTATGAACCGGATCATGTCTCTGGGAAGGCGAGTGACGAGTGCACCCAGCGCTTCTACTACT
This genomic interval carries:
- a CDS encoding thiamine pyrophosphate-binding protein (transcript_id=CADANIAT00006115), which gives rise to MSFPLTYPTTRSLTGGDLLAQSLKQLGVTVAFGLHGGHLDAFLMGCESVGIRLIDTRHETAAVQAAEGYAKVSAGIGVAFVTANSGFSNGIPGLASALADRSPILVVTSSPPLRDSENNSLQGIIDQVVASRTLTKFAHRVTNPEDAPRLVSLAVRTATAGAPGPALLDFPIDVLFTPVHENLISWGSITSPRSYAPGPHVEAVKDAVGLLKAATRPAIIIGSGGQGEETTAHLLSLSNSHNIPVFDTQKCMLSSTLSWKCKFYGGSADKLALLPAVQAPHPDLIFLLGARTGMFLGGRSGAIIPFHDKCKLIHVDVDGGEIGRTLPVDLGVISDVGQFVSSLDDQLRSLPATGNKKTDADWVSKVISIKARPSPWDSDRETTLSGRMHPHHALKALFTSLSSDPRIQDPILVLDGGECALWAHSLAHILNPRAILKSTGALGFLGNGFGYTLGAAIAAPRTKVINVQGDGSAGFHLMELDTYARLGVEVITVVMNNHCWGMSSNGQQLVYGDLNPKRPVSTLSAVTEYADVSRGLGNRGFKAQRVEEVLDAAHELLEREGPACLELIVDSKPIHPVTEMMVGKTEDPDLVVVPYYDNIPRAYYKV